A genome region from Solanum pennellii chromosome 12, SPENNV200 includes the following:
- the LOC107005872 gene encoding uncharacterized protein LOC107005872: MQFIKSIYYIFYVHVYLAQENINMATSNIDSFLIVKPENGGTWDLVGPLLGGLRGEINAKFLEYSCSDDGDGDCDGGEEVDDHRWVIFVSILVRKILKVFKKPMEWSGYFLEFFINLFSLNGNFLVLFHNILHGQLVIPQKGTANFISIIGHIDGRIKLPYNTEILTKESSRLNSLIEKNKQLGMSHRDLMDLCMMSSKLVYENENVVKDVVNHQWKMHFVDFYHCWNDYQKQNSTQVFILCDKSKDANLILISFRGTEPFSADDWITDFDYSWYEIPKIGKLHMGFLEALGLGNRVNVSTFHEHLVDKNVDVTIAHPERNTAYYTVRSKLKSLLKEHENARFVVTGHSLGGALAVLFPTMLVIHEEMDVMKRLSRVYTYGQPRVGNRQLGRFMEEHLEHPVPKYFRVVYNNDIVPRLPYDDKTFLYKHFGVCMYYNSSYVEEEVHEEPNMNFFGLRYVLPMYLNAVWEFIRSLFMCYIYGPEYKESWESIVFRMVGMFLPGVSAHSPVNYVNSVRLGRKKSSDVSESVD; this comes from the exons ATGCAATTTATTAAATCAATCTACTATATATTCTACGTACATGTATACTTAGCTCAGGAGAACATCAACATGGCTACAAGTAATATTGATTCCTTCTTGATTGTGAAACCGGAAAATGGAGGAACATGGGACCTCGTAGGCCCCCTCCTCGGAGGCCTACGAGGAGAGATCAATGCTAAGTTTCTCGAATATTCTTGTTCAGACGATGGTGATGGTGATTGTGATGGCGGAGAAGAGGTGGATGATCATAGATGGGTAATATTTGTGTCCATCTTAGTGAGGAAAATATTAAAGGTGTTTAAGAAACCAATGGAATGGAGTGGCTACTTCCTAGAGTTTTTCATCAACCTCTTCTCTCTAAATGGAAACTTTCTTGTCTTATTCCACAATATCTTGCatg GACAGTTGGTGATACCACAAAAAGGAACTGCAAATTTCATAAGTATTATTGGCCATATAGATGGAAGAATTAAATTACCATACAACACTGAAATATTAACCAAGGAAAGTTCTCGACTGAATAGTTTAATCGAAAAAAATAAGCAACTGGGAATGAGTCATAGAGATCTTATGGATTTATGTATGATGTCTTCAAAGTTGGTTTATGAAAACGAAAACGTCGTTAAGGACGTTGTAAATCATCAATGGAAG ATGCATTTTGTGGATTTTTACCACTGTTGGAATG ATTACCAGAAACAGAATTCAACTCAAGTGTTCATACTATGCGATAAATCAAAAGATGCAAACTTGATTTTGATCAGCTTCAGAGGTACTGAGCCATTTTCTGCTGATGATTGGATCACTGATTTCGACTACTCGTGGTATGAGATTCCTAAAATAGGAAAACTACATATGGGATTCTTAGAAGCGTTAGGATTAGGAAACAGAGTAAACGTTTCCACGTTTCATGAACATCTTGTTGATAAAAATGTTGATGTAACTATCGCTCATCCAGAGAGGAACACTGCTTACTATACTGTTAGAAGCAAACTCAAAAGTTTACTAAAGGAGCACGAAAATGCAAGGTTTGTCGTTACAGGACATAGCTTAGGAGGAGCGTTGGCTGTACTATTTCCAACGATGCTAGTTATACATGAGGAAATGGATGTAATGAAGAGATTATCGCGTGTATACACATATGGTCAACCTAGAGTTGGAAATAGACAGTTAGGGAGGTTTATGGAAGAACATTTGGAACATCCGGTGCCTAAGTACTTCAGAGTTGTttataacaatgatattgttcCGAGGTTACCTTATGATGATAAAACGTTTCTGTATAAGCATTTTGGTGTTTGTATGTACTATAACAGCTCATACGTTGAGGAGGAAGTACACGAAGAGCCAAACATGAACTTTTTTGGGCTACGATACGTGTTACCAATGTATCTGAATGCTGTTTGGGAGTTTATCAGAAGCTTGTTTATGTGTTACATATATGGACCTGAGTACAAAGAGAGCTGGGAATCAATAGTTTTTCGGATGGTGGGGATGTTTCTTCCGGGGGTTTCTGCTCATAGCCCGGTTAATTATGTTAACTCTGTAAGACTTGGAAGGAAGAAGTCTTCAGATGTTTCAGAAAGTGTAGATTGA